One genomic segment of Flagellimonas marinaquae includes these proteins:
- a CDS encoding TolC family protein gives MKNSIAIVLLLFTVTFSSAQVRKWTLQECVEYAVENNLTIEQFELDLENAQIDRSDALGDMLPNLNGSMSASSNTGFSINPTNNLPTNSTAFNVNAGFSSNVTLFDGLRNINRLNRAKMNAIANQYRLDNLKDDIRLNVANAYLQVVSNKEQLKTFKAQYAVTEQDMKRTKELVESGVLPRGDLLEIEATAANQEQQIINGESLVLISRVNLAQLLQITDYENFDIAEEQFDIPPSDILKNSPKVIFDKAMSFRNDIKFSESNVELAEQDLKIAKGAYLPTLSGFFQYGTRYSDVTQIPDGNGVPYTPNFTDQLWIFDGISYGAQLNVPIFNGWSARNNVKRSKISLDKARLQFEQDKLDLENTIQQAYVDVNTFEKAYIAAEKTLEARRLSYEYAKERYDVGLMNAFDFSQAQSRVENAEANVIRTKYDYIFRLKILEFYFGIPISLN, from the coding sequence ATGAAAAATAGCATAGCAATAGTTCTACTGTTGTTCACCGTAACCTTTTCCAGTGCCCAAGTTCGCAAATGGACACTACAGGAATGTGTTGAATATGCCGTAGAGAATAATTTGACCATAGAACAATTTGAATTGGATTTGGAGAATGCCCAAATTGATAGATCCGACGCTTTGGGAGATATGCTTCCGAACTTGAACGGCTCAATGTCCGCTTCGAGCAATACCGGATTTTCCATTAACCCAACCAACAACTTGCCAACGAACAGTACGGCGTTCAATGTAAATGCAGGATTTAGTTCCAACGTTACACTTTTTGATGGGTTAAGGAACATTAATAGGTTGAACAGGGCCAAGATGAATGCCATTGCCAACCAATACCGCTTGGATAATTTAAAGGATGACATACGTTTGAACGTTGCCAATGCCTACTTGCAGGTGGTTTCCAATAAAGAACAGCTCAAAACTTTTAAAGCACAGTATGCGGTCACCGAACAAGATATGAAGAGGACCAAGGAATTGGTGGAATCCGGTGTTTTGCCACGTGGGGACCTTTTGGAAATCGAGGCAACTGCGGCCAATCAGGAACAGCAGATAATCAACGGGGAAAGCTTGGTGCTGATCTCAAGGGTGAATTTGGCGCAGTTGCTACAGATAACCGATTATGAAAACTTTGATATCGCAGAAGAACAATTCGATATTCCCCCTTCGGATATTTTAAAAAATTCACCAAAGGTAATTTTTGACAAGGCCATGAGCTTTAGAAACGATATCAAGTTCTCGGAGTCGAACGTGGAATTGGCAGAACAGGACCTAAAAATTGCCAAAGGTGCTTATTTGCCAACTTTGTCCGGATTTTTCCAATATGGAACCCGGTATTCCGATGTAACCCAAATTCCAGATGGTAACGGGGTGCCTTATACTCCTAATTTTACCGATCAATTATGGATTTTTGATGGTATTAGTTATGGCGCCCAATTGAATGTTCCCATCTTTAATGGGTGGAGCGCCCGTAATAATGTGAAAAGATCTAAGATCAGCTTGGACAAAGCCAGGTTGCAATTCGAGCAGGATAAATTAGATCTGGAGAATACCATCCAACAGGCATATGTAGACGTGAACACCTTTGAGAAAGCTTACATCGCTGCCGAAAAAACACTGGAGGCCAGACGTTTGTCCTATGAGTATGCGAAAGAGCGCTACGATGTTGGTTTAATGAATGCTTTCGACTTTAGCCAAGCACAATCCAGAGTGGAAAATGCCGAGGCCAATGTAATTCGGACCAAGTACGATTATATTTTTCGATTGAAAATTTTGGAGTTTTACTTTGGTATCCCGATTTCATTAAACTAG
- the tsaB gene encoding tRNA (adenosine(37)-N6)-threonylcarbamoyltransferase complex dimerization subunit type 1 TsaB, with amino-acid sequence MATLLHLETATTNCSVSISKNDEILVLKENNAANYSHSEQLHIFIKEALEEASLSFSDLDAVAVSKGPGSYTGLRIGVSAAKGICFSVDIPLISIPTLQSMANQVDVKPGELVIPVLDARRMEVYSCVFDNNDQEIRETRAEIIDEDSFSEFVTAQKVYVVGSGAEKIKGVLQHPNFTFDTTVIPSSKDMVEMAFKKFEAEQFEDVAYFEPYYLKDFVLQQKKKKTT; translated from the coding sequence ATGGCCACACTATTACATTTAGAAACAGCAACTACCAATTGTTCCGTTAGCATATCCAAGAATGATGAAATCTTGGTCTTAAAAGAGAACAATGCCGCGAACTATTCGCACTCGGAGCAACTGCATATATTTATAAAAGAAGCCTTGGAAGAGGCTTCTTTGTCTTTTTCCGACCTGGATGCCGTTGCGGTTAGCAAGGGCCCCGGCTCCTATACCGGACTCCGAATAGGCGTATCTGCCGCAAAGGGTATCTGTTTTTCGGTGGATATTCCACTTATTTCTATTCCCACCTTACAAAGTATGGCCAATCAGGTTGATGTAAAGCCGGGCGAGTTGGTAATCCCCGTTCTCGATGCAAGACGAATGGAAGTTTACTCTTGCGTTTTTGACAACAACGACCAAGAAATCAGGGAAACTAGGGCAGAGATTATCGACGAGGATTCTTTTTCGGAGTTCGTTACTGCGCAAAAAGTATATGTTGTGGGCAGTGGTGCCGAAAAAATAAAGGGTGTTTTGCAACACCCCAATTTTACTTTTGATACTACAGTAATACCTTCATCCAAGGATATGGTCGAAATGGCATTCAAAAAATTTGAAGCCGAACAGTTTGAGGATGTCGCCTATTTTGAGCCGTATTATCTCAAGGATTTTGTTCTCCAGCAAAAAAAGAAGAAAACTACTTGA
- a CDS encoding mechanosensitive ion channel family protein — protein MKQLENYEHYVDQAVEWSLSILPNLITAIVIFFIGLWFIRLVNNMVRRFFAKKDYDETLESFLQSFISLILKALVFVLVVTQLGVKTSSLVALVGAAGLAIGLALQGSLANFAGGVLILIFKPFKVGDFISAQGVDGTVKEISIFNTKLSTFGNQIAIIPNGQLSNGNVVNYNMEDTRRDKFDVGIGYGSNIKQAKEILLQICADNPNINTEPAPEVYVGNLGDSSVDLSLRFWANNDVFWAAHFYVIEQTKLRFDEAGIEIPFPQRVMHKALED, from the coding sequence ATTTTACCCAACTTGATCACGGCGATCGTTATCTTTTTTATCGGACTTTGGTTTATACGACTGGTGAACAATATGGTACGCCGCTTTTTTGCCAAAAAGGATTACGATGAAACCTTGGAATCTTTTCTACAGAGTTTTATCAGTCTTATCCTAAAAGCATTGGTTTTTGTTTTAGTGGTGACACAGTTGGGGGTAAAAACCTCATCCTTGGTCGCATTGGTAGGTGCGGCAGGTCTTGCCATCGGCTTGGCCCTACAAGGATCACTGGCCAATTTTGCCGGGGGGGTGCTTATATTGATCTTTAAACCTTTTAAGGTCGGTGATTTTATTTCGGCCCAAGGGGTGGACGGTACTGTAAAGGAAATATCCATCTTCAACACCAAGCTTAGTACTTTTGGCAACCAAATTGCGATCATCCCGAACGGGCAGTTATCCAATGGAAACGTGGTGAACTACAATATGGAAGATACACGCAGGGACAAATTTGATGTCGGCATCGGTTATGGCTCCAATATTAAACAGGCCAAGGAAATTCTGCTGCAAATATGTGCCGACAATCCAAATATCAATACTGAACCTGCTCCAGAGGTCTATGTTGGCAACCTGGGCGATAGTTCTGTAGATCTAAGCCTACGCTTCTGGGCCAACAATGATGTATTTTGGGCAGCACATTTTTATGTGATCGAGCAAACCAAACTCCGTTTTGATGAGGCAGGCATCGAAATCCCGTTCCCACAACGCGTGATGCACAAAGCACTGGAAGATTAA